Proteins encoded together in one Pongo pygmaeus isolate AG05252 chromosome Y, NHGRI_mPonPyg2-v2.0_pri, whole genome shotgun sequence window:
- the LOC129025837 gene encoding heat shock transcription factor, Y-linked isoform X1: MENHNSALAAEATEESLFSASKNLNMPLTRESSVRQIIANSSVPIRSGFPPPSPSTSVGPSEQIATDQHAILNQLTTIHMHSHSTYSTYMQARGHTVNFITTTTSQYHIISPLKNGYFGLVVEPSAVPTQYPVVPVNQAPYCNMLPAGNPWLQMPTIADRSAAARSRPALQPSPLDKYHPNYN, from the coding sequence ATGGAGAATCATAATTCTGCCTTAGCTGCTGAAGCTACTGAAGAAAGTTTATTTTCAGCctctaaaaatttaaatatgcctCTAACCAGGGAATCTTCTGTCAGACAGATAATTGCAAATTCATCTGTCCCAATTAGAAGTGGTTtccctcctccttcaccttcaaCCTCAGTTGGACCATCAGAACAAATTGCAACAGATCAACATGCTATTTTAAATCAGTTGACCACTATTCATATGCACTCTCATAGCACCTACAGCACCTACATGCAAGCAAGGGGCCACACTGTGAATTTTATTACAACCACAACTTCTCAATATCACATCATATCTCCCTTAAAAAATGGTTATTTTGGGCTGGTAGTGGAACCATCTGCTGTTCCCACACAATATCCTGTGGTACCAGTCAATCAGGCTCCATATTGTAACATGCTACCAGCAGGCAACCCGTGGTTGCAAATGCCTACGATAGCTGATAGATCAGCTGCCGCTCGTTCCAGGCCAGCTCTTCAACCATCACCACTGGACAAATATCACCCTAATTACAACTGA